From Centropristis striata isolate RG_2023a ecotype Rhode Island chromosome 16, C.striata_1.0, whole genome shotgun sequence, a single genomic window includes:
- the slc35g2a gene encoding solute carrier family 35 member G2a, whose amino-acid sequence MESTHLLSGSKKRVKIHPHTVTAKYATHTPYSPQPGVHTHFPQPGDEGYDDAPSFEDFGSFLEETSDKKQLTEGRKWPLTLFGSKDKDTTSRPQAASGGDGGEGAARAAKGSGKGVGEQLASFGEASVSASRLTWVGLLGAALAHGCLIVLTRLASERFSLGPLFLLLVRSIVQLLSVAVPLHKGENPFGPEGYRLRLLCYGIAYSLSLCCAYASLTFVSPGDATTTWRLATTALSAILAFLLLEERLGLADGITIAAGLCGLGLVLLPTVDESNTDAPTDPVVFWRGAFGWSLSALAGLWMALALVGYRSLKERVGVGTALFTVSWTGCLLAPASLALLQEGWSWPMSAPAWGLVLGLVACSVAAFLGMMHALTRLHPALVSASQGLEIPVAMLLHLAVLPLAPAASEVVGNVMVILSVGWLVALKLLPARGGGRRQREEYEEILDSPIK is encoded by the coding sequence ATGGAGTCCACTCACCTCCTGAGCGGCTCTAAGAAGAGAGTAAAGATCCATCCTCACACCGTCACAGCCAAATACGCCACGCACACCCCTTACTCCCCTCAACCTggagtacacacacacttcccccAGCCAGGGGACGAGGGCTACGACGATGCTCCGTCTTTTGAGGACTTTGGCTCCTTTCTGGAGGAGACGTCAGACAAGAAACAGTTGACGGAGGGCAGGAAGTGGCCTCTGACTCTGTTTGGCTCCAAAGACAAGGACACGACTAGCAGACCTCAGGCTGCGTCGGGGGGAGACGGCGGCGAGGGGGCAGCCAGAGCAGCAAAGGGGTCTGGGAAAGGGGTAGGGGAACAGCTGGCCAGTTTTGGGGAGGCGTCTGTGTCTGCGTCTCGGCTCACCTGGGTGGGGCTGCTCGGTGCGGCGCTGGCACACGGCTGTCTGATTGTTCTGACCCGCCTGGCCTCTGAACGCTTCAGCCTGGGCCCCCTGTTTCTGCTCTTGGTTCGGTCCATCGTCCAGCTCCTCTCTGTGGCCGTACCACTGCACAAGGGGGAGAACCCTTTCGGACCGGAGGGCTACCGTCTACGTTTGCTCTGTTACGGCATCGCCTACTCTCTGTCCCTCTGCTGCGCCTACGCCTCCTTAACCTTTGTCTCTCCTGGGGACGCCACCACGACCTGGCGCCTTGCAACCACAGCACTGTCAGCAATCCTGGCCTTCCTGCTCCTGGAGGAGAGGCTTGGATTGGCTGATGGGATCACCATAGCTGCGGGGCTGTGCGGCTTGGGGCTTGTTTTGCTCCCCACAGTGGACGAGAGTAATACAGACGCCCCGACTGACCCGGTTGTGTTCTGGAGGGGTGCGTTCGGCTGGTCTCTCTCGGCTCTTGCGGGGCTGTGGATGGCTCTGGCGCTGGTTGGGTATCGTTCCCTGAAGGAGAGGGTGGGAGTGGGCACTGCGTTGTTCACAGTCAGCTGGACGGGCTGCCTGCTCGCCCCAGCCTCCTTGGCTCTGCTCCAGGAGGGCTGGTCCTGGCCAATGAGTGCCCCAGCCTGGGGCCTGGTCCTGGGCCTGGTGGCCTGCTCGGTAGCGGCCTTTTTGGGGATGATGCACGCCCTCACCCGACTCCACCCGGCACTGGTCTCCGCCTCTCAGGGCCTGGAGATACCTGTCGCCATGCTGCTGCATCTGGCCGTGCTGCCGTTGGCTCCCGCTGCGTCGGAGGTGGTCGGGAACGTGATGGTCATACTGAGCGTCGGTTGGCTGGTGGCGCTGAAGCTGCTACCTGCTCGTGGGGGAGGGCGGCGCCAAAGGGAAGAGTACGAGGAGATTCTGGACTCACCCATCAAATAG
- the LOC131988416 gene encoding uncharacterized protein LOC131988416, with protein sequence MQVIGILRVLCVLGFVGASSCVNEIEYEGNYADNYGNEISQDQQEEGTNTPCPPADFSRWDKLFIALEDSHMRQNMLLESLEQCCGGMVSLRTQVDKLAKGTCQQCLPSLESSCRVQAEQASVRVHRGLLELREETAEKERRLNATLQQLLHSSHEGNARLKRLEEGRGRTGHQPTPRPGGLGSTLGLGMKPFTSGLKEQEVTSPLDVATIEKALVAIATELQMVHLQLSRVIEQTGTLRKDRGDT encoded by the exons ATGCAAGTGATCGGGATCCTGCGTGTGCTGTGTGTCCTTGGCTTCGTGGGTGCATCATCGTGTGTCAATGAGATTGAGTATGAAGGAAACTACGCAGACAACTATGGCAATGAGATCTCACAGGACCAACAGGAGG AGGGAACAAACACACCATGTCCGCCTGCAGATTTCTCCCGCTGGGACAAGCTTTTCATCGCTCTGGAAGACTCCCACATGAGGCAGAACATGCTACTGGAGTCTCTGGAGCAATGTTGCGGAGGAATGGTATCTCTGAGGACCCAGGTGGACAAGCTGGCGAAGGGGACGTGCCAGCAGTGTCTACCTAGCCTCGAGTCATCGTGCAGGGTGCAAGCAGAGCAGGCGAGTGTCAGGGTGCACCGAGGCTTGCTGGAGCTCCGAGAGGAGACAgcggagaaggagaggaggttaAACGCAaccctgcagcagctcctgcaCAGCAGCCACGAGGGGAATGCCCGTCTGAAGCGTCTGGAGGAAGGCAGAGGCAGGACGGGGCACCAGCCAACACCGAGACCTGGAGGTTTAGGGTCCACATTAGGCCTGGGGATGAAGCCGTTCACATCTGGCCTGAAGGAGCAGGAGGTGACCTCACCGCTGGATGTGGCCACAATTGAAAAGGCCCTGGTTGCCATAGCAACAGAGCTGCAGATGGTTCACCTGCAGCTGAGCAGAGTGATAGAGCAGACAGGGACACTGAGGAAGGACAGAGGAGACACATAA